The following proteins come from a genomic window of Anopheles ziemanni chromosome 3, idAnoZiCoDA_A2_x.2, whole genome shotgun sequence:
- the LOC131288828 gene encoding uncharacterized protein LOC131288828 translates to MMCRSDPMGRFSSTMVVSAVALLLIFIADHQGVAAIKCYQCTVAPPSRHQNNTKTQLCSKFDESDLYQVDCPWSTMCMKRIFKLQLLKGEQETVSRGCAQQKNTEQVYKSGAWTPEHNIEEPYEEGCQTLDDSTYCFCRGALCNSATKAAERGSYHTDAMAVIFVFNVMKYIRNIEH, encoded by the exons ATGATGTGTCGCTCCGATCCGATGGGGAGGTTCAGCAGTACGATGGTTGTGTCCGCAGTAGCGTTACTTCTAATATTTATTGCAG ATCATCAAGGCGTTGCGGCGATAAAATGTTACCAGTGCACCGTGGCGCCTCCAAGTCGACATCAGaacaacaccaaaacacaACTGTGTTCGAAGTTTGACGAGTCGGACCTTTACCAAGTGGACTGCCCCTGGTCAACGATGTGCATGAAGCGCATTTTCAAGCTGCAACTTCTCAAAGGAGAGCAGGAAACCGTGAGCCGAGGCTGTGCCCAACAGAAAAACACGGAACAG GTCTATAAATCTGGTGCCTGGACTCCGGAGCACAATATTGAAGAACCGTACGAGGAAGGCTGTCAGACGCTGGATGACTCAACATACTGCTTCTGCCGGGGGGCCCTATGCAATTCGGCCACGAAAGCTGCAGAGCGAGGCAGCTACCACACGGACGCGATGGCCGTTATATTTGTATTCAACGTCATGAAGTACATTCGAAACATAGAGCATTAG